From one Candidatus Omnitrophota bacterium genomic stretch:
- a CDS encoding addiction module protein: MTANRKEIENEAMKLSLNERAALAEKFLLSLNAPSEIENLQLWVNEAECRLKELRDEAAKAVPAEEVFRRAIAAIS, from the coding sequence ATGACTGCAAATAGAAAAGAAATCGAGAACGAGGCTATGAAGTTGAGTTTAAATGAGCGAGCCGCGCTTGCCGAAAAATTCCTATTGAGCCTCAATGCGCCTTCCGAAATCGAAAATTTGCAATTGTGGGTGAATGAAGCCGAATGTCGGCTGAAGGAATTACGCGATGAGGCTGCGAAAGCTGTTCCCGCCGAGGAAGTATTCCGCCGTGCTATTGCCGCTATATCATGA
- the lexA gene encoding transcriptional repressor LexA produces MLKLTAKQQEILNYIDEMNAEHGFPPTLREICKKFSIASTNGARYHVHRLKKMGYVEIEPGKSRGLKRIGFRENRMESKRTCSMPILGRVPAGPFSLASPDLREDELSVDPQFFGGRKDELDIFGLRVRGDSMTGAGIFDGDIVVVRAQENADDGDIVVARLEDDATVKRLRRRNNEVYLEPANPSYQPIHFTKEEGENLALLGIVVGLIRSI; encoded by the coding sequence ATGTTGAAACTGACGGCCAAACAACAAGAAATATTGAATTATATCGATGAAATGAATGCGGAACACGGCTTCCCGCCCACCTTGCGCGAAATCTGTAAAAAGTTTTCCATCGCCTCCACTAACGGCGCCCGTTATCACGTTCACCGTTTGAAAAAAATGGGCTATGTGGAAATCGAGCCGGGCAAGTCGCGCGGCTTGAAGCGCATCGGATTTCGGGAAAACAGGATGGAATCCAAACGTACATGCTCCATGCCTATCCTAGGCCGAGTGCCCGCCGGACCATTCAGCCTTGCCTCGCCCGATCTGCGGGAAGACGAGTTATCCGTCGATCCCCAGTTCTTCGGCGGACGCAAGGACGAATTGGACATCTTCGGCCTGCGAGTGCGAGGAGACAGCATGACCGGCGCGGGAATCTTCGACGGCGATATCGTCGTCGTCCGCGCTCAGGAAAACGCCGATGACGGCGACATCGTCGTCGCCCGTTTGGAAGACGACGCCACGGTGAAGCGATTGCGCCGCCGCAATAACGAAGTCTATCTCGAACCGGCTAATCCTTCCTATCAACCCATCCATTTCACAAAAGAAGAGGGAGAAAATCTGGCCTTATTGGGAATCGTCGTAGGCTTAATCCGCTCGATTTGA